One window from the genome of Chiloscyllium plagiosum isolate BGI_BamShark_2017 chromosome 31, ASM401019v2, whole genome shotgun sequence encodes:
- the c31h19orf44 gene encoding uncharacterized protein C19orf44 homolog isoform X1 yields the protein MFRRSGLGSSARARAQAQLSGQRISGIFEDSGDDLREYISTLYKKNNTLKVNPFNLHEISDLSDFSTADTVDQEWKEHRYSKTAATAIPIEGIRELALTGSRFLKKPSKLAVSQSPTVSKSTLKKVNEVNTRRPDAASVLSKSPSAALARLAQIESRIMNRRLNAHVIDSDEYLCSSDEKQISPKSSSELSGKGSRFLKRTATKQEVNVRDLKKEIGSSKKDQQNGHPKSSGRVVMVDSDEEELKRMLGGSFKFADENEFTKKSHKTPQHGSKLHNQLLVASAVGEKKEPHHKLPIMTNHQRSQVKMPSPPSVGIPLSQSPRMRFVKQCPFSSSEQSEIKSLDELFTEPSVAEDLKNLDSESSNEFRLNILTLEDLVPTVEQKMNKEAPAVKNEANQFSDVQSIQSTFRTTGLHVADELVSPDAQPSTLSREKDESELESDIMTESAIIGSEITEHLNGSPLSRKEKNFPENLHEQLKSDDESTLCSEYSEDFENSDYEVASINKDQSESCAEKSSKEELKTDYSDNSTSHSTSSTPTPDQSKSAASSESLYSLEKKQVMGLTKVAVKDTAIQTQPSGMAYTWSREEGVAVLGASLGAAYVDPTPIASHVISPDAIEALTAYSPASFALNDMLKQQLTLIQQFVQVSRHLYLSVVASIEKDNYHYTTLDETKEFIRRHRSPPLTLDEALEEVQQEMKQYHC from the exons ATGTTCAGGAGAAGTGGATTGGGGAGTTCCGCCCGAGCAAGAGCCCAGGCCCAGCTCTCTGGACAGAGAATATCAGGAATCTTCGAAGATTCTGGGGACGATCTGCGG GAATATATCAGCACACTGTATAAGAAAAACAATACTCTGAAGGTTAATCCATTCAACTTGCATGAAATTAGTGACTTAAGTGATTTTTCAACAGCGGATACTGTGGACCAAGAATGGAAGGAGCATCGATATTCAAAAACTGCAGCCACTGCTATACCAATAGAAGGTATCAGGGAGCTGGCATTGACAGGCAGTCGATTCTTGAAAAAGCCAAGCAAACTGGCAGTATCACAAAGTCCTACTGTGAGCAAGAGCACATTGAAGAAAGTTAATGAGGTAAATACAAGAAGACCAGATGCTGCCTCTGTGTTGAGCAAATCTCCCAGTGCCGCGCTTGCCCGACtggcacaaatagaaagcagaatcATGAACAGAAGACTGAATGCACACGTGATTGATTCTGATGAGTATTTgtgcagttctgatgaaaagcagaTTTCTCCCAAGTCAAGCAGTGAGTTGAGTGGAAAAGGGAGCAGGTTCTTGAAGAGAACTGCAACAAAGCAGGAGGTTAATGTCAGGGATCTGAAGAAAGAAATTGGATCTTCAAAGAAAGATCAGCAGAATGGACATCCTAAATCTTCAGGCAGAGTGGTCATGGTCgacagtgatgaggaggaattgaaaAGGATGCTAGGAGGCTcctttaaatttgctgatgaaaatgaatttacaaaaaaatcacacaagactCCACAACACGGTTCCAAGTTACATAATCAG CTTCTTGTGGCTAGTGCTGTTGGGGAAAAGAAGGAACCACATCATAAATTG CCTATCATGACAAACCACCAGAGGAGCCAGGTTAAAATGCCCTCACCACCCAGTGTGGGCATCCCTCTGAGTCAGTCTCCACGGATGAGGTTTGTGAAACAATGTCCATTTTCCTCATCTGAACAAAGTGAGATTAAGTCTCTGGATGAACTGTTTACTGAACCCTCTGTTGCTGAGGATCTGAAAAATCTGGATAGCGAGTCCTCTAATG AGTTCAGGCTAAATATCTTGACTTTGGAAGATTTGGTGCCAACTGTAGAACAGAAAATGAACAAAGAAGCACCAGCTGTGAAG AATGAAGCAAACCAATTCTCTGATGTTCAGAGCATACAGTCGACTTTTCGCACCACTGGGCTTCATGTGGCAGATGAACTAGTCAGTCCAGATGCTCAACCTAGCACACTTTCAAGAGAGAAGGATGAGAGTGAACTTGAAAGTGATATAATGACAGAAAGTGCTATAATTGGAAGTGAAATCACTGAACATTTGAATGGGAGTCCTTTATCAAGGAAGGAAAAAAACTTTCCAGAGAACCTACATGaacaattaaaatcagatgatgagAGCACTCTGTGTTCTGAATACTCAGAGGACTTTGAAAATTCAGACTATGAAGTTGCCTCAATAAACAAGGACCAGAGCGAATCATGTGCTGAGAAGTCATCTAAAGAGGAGTTAAAGACAGATTACTCAGATAACAGTACTTCCCATTCAACCTCTTCAACTCCAACTCCAGATCAATCAAAGTCAGCAGCAAGCTCTGAATCACTCTATTCATTGGAAAAGAAGCAAGTGATGGGTCTGACTAAAGTGGCTGTAAAAGATACAGCAATACAGACCCAGCCATCTGGCATGGCCTACACTTGGTCCAGAG AGGAAGGTGTTGCAGTCCTTGGAGCATCTCTTGGAGCTGCATATGTGGATCCCACCCCTATTGCTAGTCATGTTATTAGCCCTGATGCAATCGAAG CATTGACTGCATATAGTCCTGCTAGCTTTGCTCTGAATGATATGCTGAAACAGCAGCTCACTCTAATTCAACAGTTTGTGCAAGTCAGTCGGCATCTCTACTTATCTGTTGTGGCCTCAATAGAAAAGGACAACTACCATTACACAACTTTGGACGAAACAAAAGAG TTTATCAGACGTCATAGGTCACCACCACTTACCTTGGATGAGGCCTTGGAAGAGGTGCAGCAGGAAATGAAGCAATATCACTGTTAA
- the c31h19orf44 gene encoding uncharacterized protein C19orf44 homolog isoform X3, translating to MFRRSGLGSSARARAQAQLSGQRISGIFEDSGDDLREYISTLYKKNNTLKVNPFNLHEISDLSDFSTADTVDQEWKEHRYSKTAATAIPIEGIRELALTGSRFLKKPSKLAVSQSPTVSKSTLKKVNEVNTRRPDAASVLSKSPSAALARLAQIESRIMNRRLNAHVIDSDEYLCSSDEKQISPKSSSELSGKGSRFLKRTATKQEVNVRDLKKEIGSSKKDQQNGHPKSSGRVVMVDSDEEELKRMLGGSFKFADENEFTKKSHKTPQHGSKLHNQLLVASAVGEKKEPHHKLPIMTNHQRSQVKMPSPPSVGIPLSQSPRMRFVKQCPFSSSEQSEIKSLDELFTEPSVAEDLKNLDSESSNEFRLNILTLEDLVPTVEQKMNKEAPAVKNEANQFSDVQSIQSTFRTTGLHVADELVSPDAQPSTLSREKDESELESDIMTESAIIGSEITEHLNGSPLSRKEKNFPENLHEQLKSDDESTLCSEYSEDFENSDYEVASINKDQSESCAEKSSKEELKTDYSDNSTSHSTSSTPTPDQSKSAASSESLYSLEKKQVMGLTKVAVKDTAIQTQPSGMAYTWSREEGVAVLGASLGAAYVDPTPIASHVISPDAIEVNQSYYKWGTRSSDLHSCTQGRLSAGNRVSQFQPVLLKKHDEISALIRSRALLTSACHWI from the exons ATGTTCAGGAGAAGTGGATTGGGGAGTTCCGCCCGAGCAAGAGCCCAGGCCCAGCTCTCTGGACAGAGAATATCAGGAATCTTCGAAGATTCTGGGGACGATCTGCGG GAATATATCAGCACACTGTATAAGAAAAACAATACTCTGAAGGTTAATCCATTCAACTTGCATGAAATTAGTGACTTAAGTGATTTTTCAACAGCGGATACTGTGGACCAAGAATGGAAGGAGCATCGATATTCAAAAACTGCAGCCACTGCTATACCAATAGAAGGTATCAGGGAGCTGGCATTGACAGGCAGTCGATTCTTGAAAAAGCCAAGCAAACTGGCAGTATCACAAAGTCCTACTGTGAGCAAGAGCACATTGAAGAAAGTTAATGAGGTAAATACAAGAAGACCAGATGCTGCCTCTGTGTTGAGCAAATCTCCCAGTGCCGCGCTTGCCCGACtggcacaaatagaaagcagaatcATGAACAGAAGACTGAATGCACACGTGATTGATTCTGATGAGTATTTgtgcagttctgatgaaaagcagaTTTCTCCCAAGTCAAGCAGTGAGTTGAGTGGAAAAGGGAGCAGGTTCTTGAAGAGAACTGCAACAAAGCAGGAGGTTAATGTCAGGGATCTGAAGAAAGAAATTGGATCTTCAAAGAAAGATCAGCAGAATGGACATCCTAAATCTTCAGGCAGAGTGGTCATGGTCgacagtgatgaggaggaattgaaaAGGATGCTAGGAGGCTcctttaaatttgctgatgaaaatgaatttacaaaaaaatcacacaagactCCACAACACGGTTCCAAGTTACATAATCAG CTTCTTGTGGCTAGTGCTGTTGGGGAAAAGAAGGAACCACATCATAAATTG CCTATCATGACAAACCACCAGAGGAGCCAGGTTAAAATGCCCTCACCACCCAGTGTGGGCATCCCTCTGAGTCAGTCTCCACGGATGAGGTTTGTGAAACAATGTCCATTTTCCTCATCTGAACAAAGTGAGATTAAGTCTCTGGATGAACTGTTTACTGAACCCTCTGTTGCTGAGGATCTGAAAAATCTGGATAGCGAGTCCTCTAATG AGTTCAGGCTAAATATCTTGACTTTGGAAGATTTGGTGCCAACTGTAGAACAGAAAATGAACAAAGAAGCACCAGCTGTGAAG AATGAAGCAAACCAATTCTCTGATGTTCAGAGCATACAGTCGACTTTTCGCACCACTGGGCTTCATGTGGCAGATGAACTAGTCAGTCCAGATGCTCAACCTAGCACACTTTCAAGAGAGAAGGATGAGAGTGAACTTGAAAGTGATATAATGACAGAAAGTGCTATAATTGGAAGTGAAATCACTGAACATTTGAATGGGAGTCCTTTATCAAGGAAGGAAAAAAACTTTCCAGAGAACCTACATGaacaattaaaatcagatgatgagAGCACTCTGTGTTCTGAATACTCAGAGGACTTTGAAAATTCAGACTATGAAGTTGCCTCAATAAACAAGGACCAGAGCGAATCATGTGCTGAGAAGTCATCTAAAGAGGAGTTAAAGACAGATTACTCAGATAACAGTACTTCCCATTCAACCTCTTCAACTCCAACTCCAGATCAATCAAAGTCAGCAGCAAGCTCTGAATCACTCTATTCATTGGAAAAGAAGCAAGTGATGGGTCTGACTAAAGTGGCTGTAAAAGATACAGCAATACAGACCCAGCCATCTGGCATGGCCTACACTTGGTCCAGAG AGGAAGGTGTTGCAGTCCTTGGAGCATCTCTTGGAGCTGCATATGTGGATCCCACCCCTATTGCTAGTCATGTTATTAGCCCTGATGCAATCGAAG TCAATCAATCGTACTACAAGTGGGGAACCCGATCCTCCGATCTGCACTCCTGCACTCAAGGAAGACTTAGCGCTGGGAACAGAGTTTCACAATTTCAGCCTGTCTTATTAAAGAAACATGATGAAATTTCTGCATTGATCAGATCCAGAGCACTCCTGACCTCAGCCTGCCACTGGATATAG
- the c31h19orf44 gene encoding uncharacterized protein C19orf44 homolog isoform X2, which produces MFRRSGLGSSARARAQAQLSGQRISGIFEDSGDDLREYISTLYKKNNTLKVNPFNLHEISDLSDFSTADTVDQEWKEHRYSKTAATAIPIEGIRELALTGSRFLKKPSKLAVSQSPTVSKSTLKKVNEVNTRRPDAASVLSKSPSAALARLAQIESRIMNRRLNAHVIDSDEYLCSSDEKQISPKSSSELSGKGSRFLKRTATKQEVNVRDLKKEIGSSKKDQQNGHPKSSGRVVMVDSDEEELKRMLGGSFKFADENEFTKKSHKTPQHGSKLHNQPIMTNHQRSQVKMPSPPSVGIPLSQSPRMRFVKQCPFSSSEQSEIKSLDELFTEPSVAEDLKNLDSESSNEFRLNILTLEDLVPTVEQKMNKEAPAVKNEANQFSDVQSIQSTFRTTGLHVADELVSPDAQPSTLSREKDESELESDIMTESAIIGSEITEHLNGSPLSRKEKNFPENLHEQLKSDDESTLCSEYSEDFENSDYEVASINKDQSESCAEKSSKEELKTDYSDNSTSHSTSSTPTPDQSKSAASSESLYSLEKKQVMGLTKVAVKDTAIQTQPSGMAYTWSREEGVAVLGASLGAAYVDPTPIASHVISPDAIEALTAYSPASFALNDMLKQQLTLIQQFVQVSRHLYLSVVASIEKDNYHYTTLDETKEFIRRHRSPPLTLDEALEEVQQEMKQYHC; this is translated from the exons ATGTTCAGGAGAAGTGGATTGGGGAGTTCCGCCCGAGCAAGAGCCCAGGCCCAGCTCTCTGGACAGAGAATATCAGGAATCTTCGAAGATTCTGGGGACGATCTGCGG GAATATATCAGCACACTGTATAAGAAAAACAATACTCTGAAGGTTAATCCATTCAACTTGCATGAAATTAGTGACTTAAGTGATTTTTCAACAGCGGATACTGTGGACCAAGAATGGAAGGAGCATCGATATTCAAAAACTGCAGCCACTGCTATACCAATAGAAGGTATCAGGGAGCTGGCATTGACAGGCAGTCGATTCTTGAAAAAGCCAAGCAAACTGGCAGTATCACAAAGTCCTACTGTGAGCAAGAGCACATTGAAGAAAGTTAATGAGGTAAATACAAGAAGACCAGATGCTGCCTCTGTGTTGAGCAAATCTCCCAGTGCCGCGCTTGCCCGACtggcacaaatagaaagcagaatcATGAACAGAAGACTGAATGCACACGTGATTGATTCTGATGAGTATTTgtgcagttctgatgaaaagcagaTTTCTCCCAAGTCAAGCAGTGAGTTGAGTGGAAAAGGGAGCAGGTTCTTGAAGAGAACTGCAACAAAGCAGGAGGTTAATGTCAGGGATCTGAAGAAAGAAATTGGATCTTCAAAGAAAGATCAGCAGAATGGACATCCTAAATCTTCAGGCAGAGTGGTCATGGTCgacagtgatgaggaggaattgaaaAGGATGCTAGGAGGCTcctttaaatttgctgatgaaaatgaatttacaaaaaaatcacacaagactCCACAACACGGTTCCAAGTTACATAATCAG CCTATCATGACAAACCACCAGAGGAGCCAGGTTAAAATGCCCTCACCACCCAGTGTGGGCATCCCTCTGAGTCAGTCTCCACGGATGAGGTTTGTGAAACAATGTCCATTTTCCTCATCTGAACAAAGTGAGATTAAGTCTCTGGATGAACTGTTTACTGAACCCTCTGTTGCTGAGGATCTGAAAAATCTGGATAGCGAGTCCTCTAATG AGTTCAGGCTAAATATCTTGACTTTGGAAGATTTGGTGCCAACTGTAGAACAGAAAATGAACAAAGAAGCACCAGCTGTGAAG AATGAAGCAAACCAATTCTCTGATGTTCAGAGCATACAGTCGACTTTTCGCACCACTGGGCTTCATGTGGCAGATGAACTAGTCAGTCCAGATGCTCAACCTAGCACACTTTCAAGAGAGAAGGATGAGAGTGAACTTGAAAGTGATATAATGACAGAAAGTGCTATAATTGGAAGTGAAATCACTGAACATTTGAATGGGAGTCCTTTATCAAGGAAGGAAAAAAACTTTCCAGAGAACCTACATGaacaattaaaatcagatgatgagAGCACTCTGTGTTCTGAATACTCAGAGGACTTTGAAAATTCAGACTATGAAGTTGCCTCAATAAACAAGGACCAGAGCGAATCATGTGCTGAGAAGTCATCTAAAGAGGAGTTAAAGACAGATTACTCAGATAACAGTACTTCCCATTCAACCTCTTCAACTCCAACTCCAGATCAATCAAAGTCAGCAGCAAGCTCTGAATCACTCTATTCATTGGAAAAGAAGCAAGTGATGGGTCTGACTAAAGTGGCTGTAAAAGATACAGCAATACAGACCCAGCCATCTGGCATGGCCTACACTTGGTCCAGAG AGGAAGGTGTTGCAGTCCTTGGAGCATCTCTTGGAGCTGCATATGTGGATCCCACCCCTATTGCTAGTCATGTTATTAGCCCTGATGCAATCGAAG CATTGACTGCATATAGTCCTGCTAGCTTTGCTCTGAATGATATGCTGAAACAGCAGCTCACTCTAATTCAACAGTTTGTGCAAGTCAGTCGGCATCTCTACTTATCTGTTGTGGCCTCAATAGAAAAGGACAACTACCATTACACAACTTTGGACGAAACAAAAGAG TTTATCAGACGTCATAGGTCACCACCACTTACCTTGGATGAGGCCTTGGAAGAGGTGCAGCAGGAAATGAAGCAATATCACTGTTAA